AAAAACCCTCATAATGGCGATATTTACTTGGATTGCTCTTTCACTATTGAGAACACTGGATAGCATTGCAACGCCTTGCTCAGTGAAAGCATTTGGATTGGCAGATGAATGTTTAAGAGATTTGAACCGGTCACAGATTGTGACCAGTCTCTCTTTCTCTTTTTCTGTTAATTTGAACATAAAATCTTTAGGGAATCTTTTAGAATTTCTCTTAACTGCCTGATTTAATGCTTTTGTTGAAACACCGTAAAGCTTAGCTAAACCTCTATCTAGCAATACCTTTTGATCTCTTATAATAAGTATTTTTTGTTCAACAGTTGATTCTACAGTTAAAC
This window of the Candidatus Kaelpia imicola genome carries:
- a CDS encoding ORF6N domain-containing protein, with translation MKSLTVESTVEQKILIIRDQKVLLDRGLAKLYGVSTKALNQAVKRNSKRFPKDFMFKLTEKEKERLVTICDRFKSLKHSSANPNAFTEQGVAMLSSVLNSERAIQVNIAIMRVFVKIREIVSTHKDLLRKLILLENKVGKHDKDIKAIFDAIHQLIVLPNKPKTRIGFHNH